Below is a window of Scyliorhinus torazame isolate Kashiwa2021f chromosome 21, sScyTor2.1, whole genome shotgun sequence DNA.
GAGACGCCCATGGAGGTTTGGGGAATAAATTTCCGAGCATTGGCTGCAGTTGTCACTGTCTGACCCGGAGTGCAGTGACTTTGAGCGGATTGTGAGAATGACTTCCTTGTCCTTACTGAACCGAACGCCCCGCAGGAGCAGCGGCTCCGTTATCCTCAGCTCCTCCAAGTCTAGCAGGCAGAGTGTGTCCTCCGGGGGCAACAAGGGCCGCCGAGCCCTGAGTGTGTACAGCACGCCGTCCCGCAGCACCCGCATCTCCAGCGCCAGCTCGGGCTATGGGGGCAGCTTCTACTCCGGGGGGCACAGCGCCGGCCCCTTCGAGGCCTTCAGCGTCAATGAGAAACAGACCATGCAAAACCTGAACGACCGCCTGGCCCTGTACCTGGAAAAAGTGCGCTCTCTGGAAAAGTCCAACAACCAGCTGGAGGTACAGATCCGCCAGTTCTATGAACAGAGAACAGTGTCAGGAAGCAAAGACCTGGGCACTTATTGGCAAACGATTACTGATCTCCGTCAGCAGGTATGGCAACTCTCAACTCAGGCAGGAAGTTAGTCTTTTAAAAAGGTTTTTGTCCAGGGGCTGTGGGTATCAGTGCCCGGGCCACGGTGTACTGCCCATCATCACCCTCACTGCCCTTGccttgggtctagagtcacatgtaggccagaccaggtcaggagggcagatttccttcattgAGGACATCAGTGAACCTGGTGGGTTTTTATAGCTCTTTCATGGCCAACATTAGACTtaaaattccagatttctattagaatccctacagtgcagaaggaggccattcggcccttcgagcctgcccccacCCTCTGAAGGGGCACTCTGTCTAGGCtcacccccctgccctatccccataacgccacctaactgttggacactcaggggcaatttatcacggacaatccacctaacctgcacatctttggactgtgggaggaaaccggagcacccggaggaaacccacgcacacacggggagaacgtgcagactccgcacagacagcgacccaagccggaatcgaacctgggaccctggcgctgtgagtaatCAGTGCCACCGTGCCAGCCATTGAATTCAAGTTTGACTATCTGCCGTGGTGGAATTCCAACCCAACTTCCCAGAGCATTATTACTCTGGGTGCTGGGATTGCTGGTCCAGTGACTATTCCACTGTGCCATATAATCCATCTTGTGGAAATGTGTTTGAATGGAGCCGATTCCATTGACCCTTAGTTTTGGGTCTTCCACAAGCAAAGTCATGAATGATATTTAATGTTGTATTTTACAGATTAATGATGCCTCTCTTGCCAATGCCAGGATATTGCTGCAGATTGACAACGCAAAACTGGCAGCAGACGACTTTAAAACCAAGTGAGTCCTTTTTTTGGTTCCATCAACTCATTAAAATTAAGAAGAAAGAACCCCGCCAGAATAGCTGTAGCCTGTGTGTACAATCTTCCCAGCTGCAGCCTGTATCTGTACAATCTTCCCAGCAGCAGCCTGTATCTGTACAATCTTCCCAGCAGCAGCCTGTATCTGTACAATCTTCCCAGCTGCAGCCTGTGTGTACAATCTTCCCACCTGCAGCCTGTATCTGTACAATCTTCCCAGCAGCAGCCTGTATGTGTACAGTCTTCCCAGCAGCAGCCTGTGTGTACAATCTTCCCAGCAGCAGCCTGTATGTGTACAATCTTCCCAGCAGCAGCCTGTATCTGTACAATCTTCCCAGCAGCAGCCTGTATCTGTACAATCTTCCCAGCAGCAGCCTGTATGTGTACAATCTTCCCAGCTGCAGCCTGTATGTGTACAATCTTCCCAGCAGCAGCCTGTGTGTACAATCTTCCCAGCAGCAGCCTGTATGTGTACAATCTTCCCAGCTGCAGCCTGTATGTGTACAATCTTCCCAGCTGCAGCCTGTATCTGTACAATCTTCCCAGCAGCAGCCTGTGTGTACAATCTTCCCAGCAGCAGCCTGTGTGTACAATCTTCCCAGCAGCAGCCTGTATGTGTACAATCTTCCCAGCTGCAGCCTGTATGTGTACAATCTTCCCAGCAGCAGCCTGTGTGTACAATCTTCCCAGCAGCAGCCTGTGTGTACAATCTTCCCAGCAGCAGCCTGTATGTGTACAATCTTCCCAGCTGCAGCCTGTATGTGTACAATCTTCCCAGCTGCAGCCTGTATCTGTACAATCTTCCCAGCTGCAGCCTGTATCTGTACAATCTTCCCAGCAGCAGCCTGTATGTGTACAATCTTCCCAGCAGCAGCCTGTATGTGTACAATCTTCCCAGCTGCAGCCTGTATGTGTACAATCTTCCCAGCAGCAGCCTGTATGTGTACAATCTTCCCAGCAGCAGCCTGTATCTGTACAATCTTCCCAACAGCAGCCTGTGTGTACAATCTTCCCAGCAGCAGCCTGTATGTGTACAATCTTCCCAGCTGCAGCCTGTATCTGTACAATCTTCCCAGCTGCAGCCTGTATCTGTACAATCTTCCCAGCAGCAGCCTGTATGTGTACAATCTTCCCAGCAGCAGCCTGTATGTGTACAATCTTCCCAGCAGCAGCCTGTATGTGTACAATCTTCCCAGCTGCAGCCTGTATGTGTACAATCTTCCCAGCAGCAGCCTGTATGTGTACAATCTTCCCAGCAGCAGCCTGTATGTGTACAATCTACCCAGCAGCAGCCTGTATGTGTACAATCTTCCCAGCAGCAGCCTGTATGTGTACAGTCATTGGCAGTCCCTGAGACTGAGGATGATTTGTTTCTGAGATGGTTGCTAATCCAATGCACAATCTGCAGACTCAGCCACATTTGGGGCAGGTCTTGCTGGCAGGGTTGGGTATTTAGGTGAtttggagatctggggcgaaattctcctacccgccccgccacatttcagccccgaccggccggcgggagtctccgtaacaccggccggtcaatggggtttcccattgtggggcagccccacgccgtcgggaaacccccgggcgccggcaaaacggagactcccgccggcggagaatgatgcccaagatGCCTCGACCTTGTCTCTGAGTAAACCTAACTAAGCCTCTCGACATGTTTGGTGCCGTACTGAATAAACCGTCTTCATTTTGGTTATTAACAAGCTATGGTCTCTCACGAGTTGGTGAGGGTGTGTGACCTCTTCAGAGGAGCTTTGAGGACATCCCGAAAGTATCTCCATGTCCTCCATGAATCTCCTGTGCCCCAACTCCGAGCGGGACAATTGCTTCACGAGTCTGGTGTCAGGCGCAGAGCAGCTGGATTTCAGTGATAAGCTCTTCGATGCTGAGCAGGTTGGTTTAGAAGAAAATGGTGCAGTTAGGCTACCTTTCCCGACACCATATTTGGAGGATCTGCCAATCTTGGAGATCCTCCAAGATTTGTTGAGGGTCGTCAAGATGTTACACAGAAAGCCAGATAGAGAATGGGAAATAGGCAGAAGTACAACATGTTAAAGGGGTTGCTTGAAAACAGGTCTGTAGAAATCATACAATTAAACAGCACACAGAGCATTCAGCCTAACGTGCCTGTGTGGACTATTTGAAAGAGCCGTCCAATTCATCCCACCCGGCCCTGCTGTGTCCCTATAGCCCTGCAGTTACTTTCAAACATTTGTCCAACTCttgtttgaaagttattattgaatctgattCCACTGCCCTTCAGATCAGAATAACTCATTGTATAAATAACGTTCTCCTCATCATACCAACaaacccacccccttcccctcaacagaccccccccccccgccacccctcccccccacccctcacccacccctatcAACCCGCCACACACCCAGCCTTTTGATGGACTTCAATCTGTGATCTCTGGTTAGTGACCAATGGAAAATGTTCCTGTTCAGAAGGAAGGACCTCCGAGGAGGTGGGGTTTGTTCAAAGCTCCAACACAGAGGGAAAAATTCAACTTAACTTACAGATCTAGGAAACTCCTTAGCAAATAGGTATTTGTTAGGATTCCAAaacctactgcccccccccccccccacccacccccccccccccccctcccatggcttTCATGGGAGAACAAACTTAACTGGGAAGAGATTCCAAGGGTTTGTAACTTCCTGTTCATATCTACAAAGCCCGTGGTGTCTCCGAGCTTAGTGGCATTGACAAACATGGATTTATGACTCGCCATCCCGTCAACAAAATCATTGATCTCTCTGGGGAAACGCCAATCCCAAAGTTAGGATTTCAACTTTCCATAGCCTCCCAATCAGAAGACATTCCCTTTATCCTTACTTCCCATCTCCTGCCTCCTGACCAATCACCAGCCCACGTCATTAGGTCATCTCCAATTCCGTGCACTTTCTCTTTCGCTGAACGTCAGACACCTTCGGGATGTCCATGTAGTCAGCATCCAGAGACATTTGCCTATTCAGAGTGTTAGTGGCCTCCCCAGAACTTCCAACTAGACCAGCCTGACatttgaaataaagacagaaattaCTGGAAAAACACAgccggcctggcagcatctgtggaaagagaaaataGAGATAGCGTTTCGAATCCAATGTAACTTCTTCAGACATTTATTGGGGCCCATTGTCACAGCTGGCTCTGATCATGTGCTGCCCTTTAGGCCTGTAAACATTTttgaaacagttttttaaaagGTATTATGGTTCATGTCTATCTTATAGATATGAATCAGAGTATGCCATAAGACGTGGAGTGGAGATGGACATTGGAGGTTTACGCAAAGTGCTGGATGAAATGACCATCACCAGGGCTGACCTGGAGTCGCAGATTGAACGAGTGAAGGAAGAGACAATTTACTCCAAGAAAAACCATGATGAAGTAAGCAGCTTCTGAGCAATCAACAACAAAATACGCTTTGTTCTAATTTTAGTAGAATGTCATATGATTGGCGGGTGGGGTAAAGAGCTTAAAGTGGGGTAAAGGGTAAAGTGTCTACATAGCATGGGACTGGAGCTTTAAGCAGGGGAGGCTGCATAGAGGGGGAGGGTTCCCTTTACTGAGGAGCATTTCTGACCCAGTTAAGTAAGTTTTTATGTTAATCTGATATGCTCCATCGTCAATATTCCGTCAGAATGATTAGATTCACTTTCACAATGAGCCCTGGGGGGAAATGGAAAAATAATAGAAGATCCAGCCTGGAGGAGCCCCATCTCTTGCACCATCCACAGTTTCCATGACCCAGAATTCCACGTGCTAGCTGCAACCTGTAGATTTATTTCTGTAAATCCATTAATTTTCCTATTCCACTGTTTGCCCAGTAACTTGTTCCTGAACTCATCACCCTTTGGATCAAGAAACAGACGACTAGGGGACTGGTGTCTCCAGCCCAACATCTGCTCGTACGTTAATCCACTGTAACTCCTCCAATAACGGAATATCCTGGAATATCATTAAAACAGGAGACAGATACTGCACgcagtgctcccggtgtggtctagCCAAGGCCTTTCGG
It encodes the following:
- the LOC140398680 gene encoding keratin, type I cytoskeletal 19-like — translated: MTSLSLLNRTPRRSSGSVILSSSKSSRQSVSSGGNKGRRALSVYSTPSRSTRISSASSGYGGSFYSGGHSAGPFEAFSVNEKQTMQNLNDRLALYLEKVRSLEKSNNQLEVQIRQFYEQRTVSGSKDLGTYWQTITDLRQQINDASLANARILLQIDNAKLAADDFKTKYESEYAIRRGVEMDIGGLRKVLDEMTITRADLESQIERVKEETIYSKKNHDEELKILRNQLRGRVTVDVDSLPGEDLTKVLGEIREKYELVVAKNQKEAESWYREQCANLQQTVSTTTQVVQSENSQLTEQRRKLQTLEIDLQTLLSVKMSLEDSLLEVEDRNALEFNRLQGLLNDRQEDLALIHADMQRKSQEYTQLLSIKMRLEMEIATYRRLLEGEENRYVTEIKSEVVEKPKVVRTKQVVTITQTLVDGKVVNTEQVVNVK